The genomic window CGAGGACAGCCACGCCGCCTACCTCGGCGCCGGCATCACCACCGTCGACCAGGGCGTGCAGGACTACATCGGCACGACCTACGCCGTCGACGGCGGGACCGTGACCACGGTCGAGCCGTCGCCCGTGGCGCTGTCGGGCGAGGGCGTGCCCGGCTCCTGAGTCCCCCCGCTCAGGCATCAGGCCCGGACCCTGCGGGGTCCGGGCCTTCGGTGTGCGCGGGCGTTTCGTCTCGCTCCGCTCGCTCAACGACCGGAATGGATCGGTCGTTGAGCGAGCGAGGAACGCGGTCGTTGAGCGAGCTTGCGAGTCGAAACGCAGAGACGAAACGCGCCTGACTGCGTCGGAGGGTTTGAGCGCGTTTCGTCTCGGTCGCTGGCGCTCCCTCGCTCAACGACCTGGGTGCATCGGTTGAGCGAGCGAGCGATGAGCGGGGCGTGGCTCAGGGCACGGGGGAGAACTGGGCGACCAGCTCGCGCTTCAGCACCTTGCCGCTGGAGCCCAGCGGCAGCGCGGGCACGACGTGGACGACGCGGGGGTACTTGTACGCGGCGATGCGGTCGCGCACGAACGCCACGACCTCGGCCGGGTCCAGGTCGACGCCGTCGTGCGGCACCACGGCGGCGTGCACCTCCTGCCCGCGCACGTCGTCGGCGACGCCGAACACCGCCGCCAGGGCGATCCCCGGATGCCGCGCCAGCACCGCCTCGACCTCGGTCGGGTAGACGTTGTAGCCCGACCGCACGATCATGTCCTTCTTGCGGTCCACGATCGTGAGGATGCCGTCGGTGTACATGCCCAGGTCGCCGGTGCGGAACCAGCCGTCGACGACGGCGGCGGCCGAGGCATCCTCTCGTCCGAGGTAGCCCTTGAACAGGTTGTGGCCGCGCACGACGATCTCGCCGAGCGCCTCCGGCTCGTCGAGCAGCACGACGGCGTCGTCGGTCTCGGGGTCGGCGACGGCGACGTCGACGCCCCACAGGGCGCGGCCGACGGTTCCGGGCCGGATCGGCTGGTGCAGCGGATTCGACGACACCGTCGGGGCGGTCTCGGTGAGCCCGTACCCCTCGTGCACGTCGGCGCCGAACGCGTCGCGGAAGCCCTCGAGCACCGCCACCGGCAGCGCCGCGCCGCCCGAGACGGCGTAGCGCAGCGGCGGTCGGGCGGGCGAGCGCCGGGCGGCCTCGAGCATCCCGACGTACATCGTGGGCACGGCGGTGAACGCCGTCGCACCGAGCGCGGTGGTGAGGGCGAGCGCTTCATCGGCGTCGAACCGGGGGAGGAGGATGACGGATGCCCCCACCCGCAGCGCGATGTTCATCACGGCGGTCTGCCCGAAGGTGTGGAAGAGCGGCAGCCCGCCGAACACGACGTCGTCGGGGCCGAGGTCGAAGGCGTCGATGAGCGTGGTGTGCACCTGCTCGACGATGGACAGGTGCGAGCCGACGGCGCCCTTGGGAGTGCCGGTGGTGCCGCTCGTGTACAGGATGGTGGCGGCATCCAGCGGCGAGACCGCCTCGTGGTGGACGATCGGCGCGGCCGTCGCGGCCTCGGCTTCGAGGCGCGGCAGGTCGACACCCGCGTCGGCGGGCAGCAGCACGGTCAGCAGGGGCACCCCGGTGGCCGTGGCCGCGGGAACGGCCTCGCCCAGCAGCGGCGCGGCGGCGACCAGCACGTCGGCCCCGGAGTCGCGCAGCACGAAGGCGATCTCGTCGGCCTTGAAGAGCAGATGCACCGGCACCACGATCGCGCCGAGCGACAGGGCTGCGTAGTAGACGCGGGCGAAATCAGGCACGTTGGGCACGAGCATCGCGACGCGGTCGCCCCGGCCGATGCCGCGCGCACGCAGCGCGCCGGCGTACGCGCGGGTCTGATCCCAGAGCTCCCGGTAGGTCGTCGTCGTGCCGGCGAAGTGGAACGCGGTGCGATCCGCGTGACGGACGGCGGACTCGGCGAGGATGCTCGCGACCGACAGCGTCGCGAAGCCGGGCCCGTCGATGGCGGGGTCGGGGCGGTGTGTGGTCATGATCGTCTCCTTCGACGCTCGAGCCGTGTGGTCGGGGGGTGGTCAGCCGCGCAGCTGCGCGCGACCGAGGCCGGCGAGGTGCACCTCGTCAGGACCGTCGGCGATGCGCAGCGACCGCACGCCGGCGTAGAGCTCGGCGAGCGGGGTGTCGGACGAGACGCCGGCGCCGCCGTGCAGCTGGATGGCGCGGTCGATGATCTGCTGCACCGCGCGGGGCACCGCGATCTTGATCGCCTGGATCTCGGTCATCGCGTGCTTGTTGCCCACGGTGTCCATGAGCCACGCGGTCTTGAGGACGAGCAGCCGCAGCGCCTCGAGCTGGATGCGGGCCTCGGCGATCCACTCGCGCACGACGCCCTGCTCGGAGAGCGAGCGCCCGAACGCGTGCCGGGACGACGCGCGCTCGATCATGAGCGCGAGCGCCCGCTCGCCCATGCCGAGGGCGCGCATGCAGTGGTGGATGCGTCCGGGGCCGAGCCGGGCCTGGGCGATCGCGAACCCGTCGCCCTCGCCGGCGATGAGATTCTCGGCCGGAACACGCACCTCCTCGAAGGCGATCTCGGCGTGACCGCCGTGGTCGCGGTCGTCGTAGCCGAACACGCTCAGCGGGCGCACGATGCGCACTCCCGCGGTGTCACGGGGAACCAGGATCATGGACTGCTGACGGTGGCGTGCGGCATCCGGATCCGTCTTTCCCATGACGATGAAGATCGCCGCATCGGGGTTCATCGCGCCGGTCGACCACCACTTGCGGCCGGTGACGACGTAGTGGTCGCCGTCGCGGCGGATCCGGGTGCCGATGTTCGTCGCGTCGGACGACGCCACCTCCGGCTCGGTCATGCAGAACGCCGAGCGGATGCGGGCGTCGAGGAGCGGCTCCAGCCAGCGCTCCTTCTGCGCCGGCGTGCCGAAGTCGTTGAGCACCTCCATGTTGCCGGTGTCGGGGGCGGCGCAGTTGAACGCGGCCGGTGCGAGGCGCGGGCTCCACCCGGTGACCTCGGCGACGGGGGCGTACTGGAGGTTGGTCAGCCCCGCCCCGCCGTTCGCGCCGCCGTGTTCGCCGCCGTGCTCGCCGCCGTGTCCGCCGGGGAGGAAGAGGTTCCACAGCCCCTGCGCGCGGGCCGTGGTCTGCAGCTCGCGCAACACCGGACGCACGGTCCAGTCGTCGGGGGTGGCGGCCAGCTGCTCGTCGAGCACCGGTTCGGCAGGCAGCACGTGCTCGTCGAGGAACGCGCGGGCGCGCTCCGTGAGTTCGAGCGTTCGTTCGTCGGGCGCGAAGTCCATCAGCGCACCTCCAGTCCCTTCTGTGCGAGCGGCTCGACGAGCGCGCCCATCCGGTCGAAGCCTTCGCCGACGGTGTCGCCGGCCTGATAGCGGTAGTGGATGCCCTCGAGGATGACGGCGAGCTTGTACGCCGCGAAGGCGCGATACCAGTGCAGATCCGGGATGCCGATCCCCGCGCGCTGCGCGTAGACCTCGACGAGCTCGTCGAACGTCGGGTAGCCGGCGGCGAGGTCGACCGCGCTGGGAACCGCTCCGGCGGAGCCTCCCGGAAGGTCGGCGATGTCCCAGTAGAGCGCGAAGATGCCGAGGTCGACGAACGGGTCGCCGAGCGTCGCCATCTCCCAGTCGAGGATCGCCGAGATGCGTGGCGCGTCGGCGTCCCCGACGACGAGCGCATTGTCGAGGCGGAAGTCGCCGTGGACGATCCCGGTGCGCGAGGAATGCGGCATCCCTTCGGCCAGGGATTCCTGGAGGGCGTCGAGCGCGGGGGTGTCGCGCGAACGGGACGCATCGAACTGACGGCGCCAGGTCGACAGCTGCCGCGCCAGGTAGCCGTCGGGGCGGCCGAAGTCGGCGAGCCCCACGTCGGCGGGGTCCACGGCGTGCAGGTCGGCGAGGCATCGCACCAGGTCGATGCTGAGGCTGCGCAGCCCTGCCGCGTTGTAGGCCGAGTTCTGGGACGGGCGGGCGAGCACGATCCCGGGGGAACGCTCCATCACGAAGAACACGGTGCCGGTGACACGGCCGGCCTCGGTGTCGTCGACGACGTCGACGGTGCGGGGCACCGGCACCGCGGTGCCGGTGAGGGCGGAGATCACCCGGTGCTCGCGCCGCATGTCGTGCGCGCTCGAGAGGACGTGCCCGAGCGGCGGGCGGCGGACGATGAGAGGCGTGCGGGTTCCGTCGACGGCGTACGTGAGGTTGCTCCGGCCGCCGGCGATGACGGATGCCTCCACCGGCCCGTCGACGAGCTCGGGGTGCGCCTCGGTCAGCCACGCGGTGAGCCCCGCGACATCGAGCCCGGGAACCTCGGTCATCGTCGACCCTCTCTCTGCCCCTTCGGGGCGCTGACGACAGCATACCGGATGGTCGGTTTGTCGACGCAACCGGCCCGAGGAGACCATACGCACCCGGCGTGC from Microbacterium sp. ProA8 includes these protein-coding regions:
- a CDS encoding phosphotransferase family protein, whose amino-acid sequence is MTEVPGLDVAGLTAWLTEAHPELVDGPVEASVIAGGRSNLTYAVDGTRTPLIVRRPPLGHVLSSAHDMRREHRVISALTGTAVPVPRTVDVVDDTEAGRVTGTVFFVMERSPGIVLARPSQNSAYNAAGLRSLSIDLVRCLADLHAVDPADVGLADFGRPDGYLARQLSTWRRQFDASRSRDTPALDALQESLAEGMPHSSRTGIVHGDFRLDNALVVGDADAPRISAILDWEMATLGDPFVDLGIFALYWDIADLPGGSAGAVPSAVDLAAGYPTFDELVEVYAQRAGIGIPDLHWYRAFAAYKLAVILEGIHYRYQAGDTVGEGFDRMGALVEPLAQKGLEVR
- a CDS encoding acyl-CoA dehydrogenase family protein, with the protein product MDFAPDERTLELTERARAFLDEHVLPAEPVLDEQLAATPDDWTVRPVLRELQTTARAQGLWNLFLPGGHGGEHGGEHGGANGGAGLTNLQYAPVAEVTGWSPRLAPAAFNCAAPDTGNMEVLNDFGTPAQKERWLEPLLDARIRSAFCMTEPEVASSDATNIGTRIRRDGDHYVVTGRKWWSTGAMNPDAAIFIVMGKTDPDAARHRQQSMILVPRDTAGVRIVRPLSVFGYDDRDHGGHAEIAFEEVRVPAENLIAGEGDGFAIAQARLGPGRIHHCMRALGMGERALALMIERASSRHAFGRSLSEQGVVREWIAEARIQLEALRLLVLKTAWLMDTVGNKHAMTEIQAIKIAVPRAVQQIIDRAIQLHGGAGVSSDTPLAELYAGVRSLRIADGPDEVHLAGLGRAQLRG
- a CDS encoding AMP-binding protein, with amino-acid sequence MTTHRPDPAIDGPGFATLSVASILAESAVRHADRTAFHFAGTTTTYRELWDQTRAYAGALRARGIGRGDRVAMLVPNVPDFARVYYAALSLGAIVVPVHLLFKADEIAFVLRDSGADVLVAAAPLLGEAVPAATATGVPLLTVLLPADAGVDLPRLEAEAATAAPIVHHEAVSPLDAATILYTSGTTGTPKGAVGSHLSIVEQVHTTLIDAFDLGPDDVVFGGLPLFHTFGQTAVMNIALRVGASVILLPRFDADEALALTTALGATAFTAVPTMYVGMLEAARRSPARPPLRYAVSGGAALPVAVLEGFRDAFGADVHEGYGLTETAPTVSSNPLHQPIRPGTVGRALWGVDVAVADPETDDAVVLLDEPEALGEIVVRGHNLFKGYLGREDASAAAVVDGWFRTGDLGMYTDGILTIVDRKKDMIVRSGYNVYPTEVEAVLARHPGIALAAVFGVADDVRGQEVHAAVVPHDGVDLDPAEVVAFVRDRIAAYKYPRVVHVVPALPLGSSGKVLKRELVAQFSPVP